The following nucleotide sequence is from Siniperca chuatsi isolate FFG_IHB_CAS linkage group LG2, ASM2008510v1, whole genome shotgun sequence.
CTGATGGTGATCAGCTGCACCATCAGGCCACTGCTGGGCTGTGTCTGGGAGTTCCCCTCCATCGAACAGGGCTCGGCCTTCGCCTCCACCTCGCTGGCACTTAATGAGGTGTTACCACTAGTGCTGATGGTTTGCTGCAACATGGCCACGCTTCATGCTCTTGCAAAACACATCCGAGCTGTTACCTCAGGGGGAGAGTCAAAAGGAACCCATGGGGAGCTGGACAAACATGTGTCCACTGAACGCAAAGCAGCTCATGTAATCATGTTGCTAGTGTCGCTCTTCGTGGTCTGCTGGGTGCTACAGGTTGCTGCGGTGATGTACTACAACCATGATGGGGGACAGCACGCTGAAGGGCTGCTGACTGTGGCCCACTTCTCTGCCTCGCTGTTTGTAGGATTCAGTCCCTTAGTGGTGGCCTTTGGACATAGCAAACTGAGAAGGAGAATCATGAGTATGATGCTGGGGTGGTCTAAAGTTCTTAAATGTCACAATAAAGACACTGAGGAGGGGGGGGAAATCCCCAAAGACTAAAGGAAAGAAGGGAAAACAAACCATTTGTATTGTTCAAAAAGAGAGGAAGGTCATAAAAGTGGAGGAGAAAGTTAAAGCAAACAAATGATGGAAGCAAGGTGTGACTGCACTGATACTAAAGTACtgaaaaaatactaaaatgtaCACCCATATAATAACGGATGCATCATCCATTTGAATCCAGAGGGGCTGCACTGCATTTCCCCTGGATAAAACTGTTGTCAAGTATTATTTTAGCTTAGTTTGAGGCATTTCAAGCCATTTAATGCAAGTCAAACTGAGAGACAGCATGTTGGCTAAATCAGAAATCATTACAGGGCAATCAAGCAGGTAATTTGGTTTCTTTTATCgttgaaattattttatccaATCCAATGTATCATTGCTTGTTTCTTTTGAGCTGagattaattttaataatcccttttcttcttttgtttgtgctgtcaagtcaagtttatttgtataagCCAATATCTTTTAGTGTTACAAACCTACAATCAAACCCAGTCCAATCTCGAATATGCCAAAGAAAAACTCTTTGGTGATCCTCAAAAGTTTGCTATTAGGTCCAATAGTATAAATTTATCATAAGttgtacttttatgtttgataaATGTGTATATTAACCACTTTGCCCTTGTGTTTTATCACTAAACATttcttatatacacacatatatataaacagatCCAGAAACCCAAATATTTCAAATTGGGGGGCCAGAGAGTAGTCTCTTACTGTCTTACAATATGTCTTCTTGAGATTTAgttgaaatattattttattgtgttacaCATATGGTGACAAAACATGAAATGCTTAGTCAGAAGCCATCATGGTAACTAATTACTTTAATAAAACTGTAGATCTTGTTGATATCCGTTTATAAGCTTCAAGGGATCCATTAACACAACTGTTTCAGAGTATAATAAACACAACCCTTTGGTTTTGCTTTCAAATCTCATCCATTCTACACTGAACCTATATAGCAAAATGTTAGACCCAGATAATGgcaaactaatgaaaacatattgcAATATCATCTCAATGATCGGTTTTGATCGTTTTGgtaaaaatgtttagttttttttccttgGACCATTTGTTTGGactgtaaaataaagacatCACTCTATGTATCAGCCCTGTCTAGTGAATGAATTGACCTTGTAACcttaattactttttagcaatttgCCTTTCCACTGAGTCCATCAGTCCAActccagtcacacacacacagaggaacatCATATATTGATAACCATAAACCTCATATATTCATAACCATAAACCtcctttaaatataattaatgttaaataaaagttgCAGAGTGTACTGTCAGCCAGGGGATCTGTCAGTGAGTGAGCATAGACTTGACGAAAGAACGCAGCCGCCGGTGGCCAACTGCCAGAATAGCAGGTGACACGGCAATGAAGATACTGTTGGAAAAACGAGCAATGACCAGAACAAACTCCGTGGAGGAGCCGCGGTTGTAGTTGAAATAGTTGACAGTGATAATGCTGGTTCCCCATGAGCCAATGAAGAGTATTATGATAGCGAGAAtcacctgaaaaaaaaacaaaagacataaaGAATTAGAGAAGTCAAACTCAGATCCGATTTTGAGATTGGATGAAATATGTTCCCTGACtccaataaaaatgttgctAAAACAATTAATATCCAGGTTTCTCTGTTTCATAAATTAATTCTCAGGTCTGCTGtagattaaacattttaatttacccATCTGCTACTCATCTACATAACGAACATGGCTTCAGTGAGGTTTggtcaccctcctcctcctcaccttggCTGCTCGTCTCTCAGCAGGAATCCGTTTTGTGAAAAGTGCATCTTGCACTGAACTCCGCATCCTACTGTGAGTGTAGAGTGTGTAAAGGGAGCCCAGGTTGGTAAAGGTCATTAGGATTATGGGAATTACTTCATGGATCACCATAGATGAGGTGGTGTAGACCAGGCCACTGTAGCTGGAGGGGAAGTTCCACACACAGCCCATCAGGGGGCGCGTTGTGACGCTCACCAGCATCAGGGTCTGAGATAAGAGGAGGAAGATAGAGGAGTTGGAGTCAGAACTGGAGGAAACAGGGTGGAACATACACTTAGTCATCAACTTAGGGAGATGTATTCTTTCCTTAGGAAAAGGGTCATCTACTTTTGACACctatacaaatattttattgcTAATCTGTTTAAACTGAGTCAAAACTTAAATGCCGGACTTTACTTgagatgtttacattttcactactttctgCACCACTTGTCAAGGGAAGGATTGATGCTGCAAAAAGCTTGAATTTCCTTGGTGTTAATAGGAAACTATCCACAAATGAAACTTTTTTAAACCCTCAATAGTTTAAATTCAGCACTTTTTGCAGAGTTGGTAGAACAACATACGTGTATATACAATCTAGTCTAATCACGTTTGTTCCACATTAAatctttgttgctgttttaggGATTTTACTGTTTTACCACAAAACATATCTCAAGTTTTAACTGattaaatacaaatgtaacatttttactGACCATTTTTCTGAAAGCATGCTATACAAGTTTTAGATTTTTGGATGTATTTCTCCAGCTGTTCCAGACACCCGttggtttccatttatttttgtgCGATAACATCTTCAATTAGCAGACTTTTGAGATCTGCTTGAGCTGTCTAATTTAAGTCTACACAATGTTTTGTCAACTTTAAATTATTGTGTGATAATGCAGCACATTTTTAAAGTCTTCACTAAATTactcataaaaaaaatgtaattgaattcaTACATTTAAGCTAATGCAGCTTCCTGTTGCAGCAGGCTCTCACCTCTGTGCTGTTCTTATTCCCATTAGTGGAAAAGACATGAGCAGGAATGGCATAAATAAAGTTGAGAAGCCAGATGAGGCTCAGACTCAGCAGTAGGGTCGTAGAAGCGCCCTGGGACTTGTGAAGGTTCCCGATAACGGGAGTCACACGCCTCAATGTCTGGAAGTGGAACGCACTGAGGAAGAGTGTTGACCACACGTTGACGGCTCGCAGCCACACCCAGACACCCATGAAGAACTGACACCAATCTTTGGATAAGTACAGCTGTAAAAGAAAGTGCAAGAAAGTCAAATCAACATACCCTTTGGGTATACCTCCAGTGGCAATCTTACAAACTATTGATCTTAAAGAACACATACCTGGAGTCCTATGTCTGAGATGATAAGCAGTATGTTCCTCATTACAGACACCAGCAGGTTAGACACTGCCATGTTAATGATAATGATGTCCGAGTTACGTCCCCCACCACGGTCCATTATTAAGCTCTTACCAATCACCCCGATCACGGTGGCATTACCCAGGATGCTTAGTATCACCAGGCCGATGTAGAAGGCAATTTGTACAGGGAACACAGAGACACGAAGTCCCATCCCAGGAAGCTTTGTGTTTCCATTCTCTTCCGTGGAGCCGTTCATTGCAGCCATCGTCTCAGCAACCTTGACGATGAAGCAGTTTTAACAGCTGATATAAAGTCTTAAAGCATGCTCCATCTTTGCTTTAATGTATGTCAGGTGAAtataattcagttcagttcatccCCCAGCATGCTGCCAACATGTTATGCAGCAGCATAATCACCTCACTGGTCTTTGTGGGTGCAGTGAGCTAACTTAACACATTCCTTCTTGGGGCCAATGGAAGAAGGCGATCCTGCCTGTGTCATCACGACAAAAAACTGACAGCAGAGGTGTCTTTGTGTTACGATCTGGTAAGACAGTCCCTGTTAGGCCCTCAGAAAGCCAAAAAGCAAAACTATGTTTTATGCCCTGGGGAGCTTGAGGCGCAGGTTAATGAAACACAAGAGATTAATCAGCTTCTCTGAAATGTGCTTCCTTTGCAACTTGATTCGTTAAGCCATCATCCTAGGGGAAGTGACAGCCtttttgtttgtgcacatgTATGTTCTTGCTTGTGGGTGGGTTTTCAGcacattaacaaaacatttaatcttATGCATGTCACCAGGCCAGAGGTGGATGCTAATAAACACTGAAACCCTACTAACATAAGTTCCTTCCCTAAAAGAAATCAGTTTACCTTTAAATCACGTTCGTAGCAGTAAATCAAGTCATGGTGTCCTTCCCTTTCTCATTTAGCGTTCACAAACCACAATGGTCACAAATCCTTATTTGTCACAGGAGAtagtaaatacagtatttcaaatTTCCACAATGGCTAGATATGCTCTTCACGCAAATTAAGACGAGCCCTCATTAGGGGCATGTGAAGGGTTCTAAGGGGTATGATTCTTGCTTGGGTTGCAAGAGGTCCTGCGGTCATATCCCTATGAGCCTCCATTTGTCACAAGGGATTGTGACAAGGAGGGACTTCACCAACAaacataaatcatttaaactagaataaactaaaataaacaatgcaTGGGTGTGTGGGGTATGTGCTGTAGTGGTGTTCTTCAATCTTATAGTGGAGGATTTAAGTTAGGTGTGCAAGACATTTAGTAGTTAAGAGTGCCTTTAACAGCTGCTGAACCAggttttgccttttatttaccATTAAATACACCAATGTCTTTAATAGTATTTATACTAATAAAACAAAGGTGATCAGTCAAGTCATTGTAAGATAATCTGACCAATCACCAAGTACTTTTCAGTCCTTTCAGCAGGTTAAACAGCACTTCAATGTTCCAGTTAACATACTTGTCCCCTTTTTTATTGGAAGAATGTTTCAATACTGGATTTGGGTATGCTCAagtaaaaaatgctaaaatacaaTGGTACATGATCTCTAATCATCCTAAATGAACCATTTATGAATTTATTAAGATGACATTAAGTTTACCATTGACCCAGTTATAGCAATATCTGATTGCAGCCAACAGCCACTAGATGGCCCCATAAACAACCAAATACCAGAAAACCAGCAAggacaacacatttttatggtatttttaaaaatgtatttataattttataaaatCAAATGCTTATGAACACTGTGCAAATATCTTTTATACAAATCTTCTttcttgtcatttaatttgCTCAGAGAAACATTTTACCAGACAAACCTGGCCATAAATTCAGTAgcatataaatacaaaacaagtcaatttaaaatatatatatatatatattcacagtACATATTCACTATAAACACTGAATAATTATGAGCTTTGTACAGAAACAGGATGCTGATGTTGAATTTACACTGATCTGAAGAGCCGataacataaaatacaacaattatCTTCGTGCTTTACAAGCACCACATCCTCGCTGCGTTTTATCACCGACAGCAATGCAGAAACACACCTCTCTGTGATTTTACTGTGTGCTGCCAGTGTGGCAACTGATGCAACAGCTAAATGTCCATCACTGAGTGCAACCAAGAGAAAAATTGATGAAACTTTTTCTGACTCATTCATGATTGGcttcaaaatcaaaacattagAAACTTTTGATATAATGAACAATGCAGAGGGGCCACACATGGTACAGAGCAAGCAGAAATGTGGTCATAGATATTTGCCAGCATGCATCGTTATGatgcagtgttgtttttttttggccagTTAGCTTCACTATGGTTTGCTGACTGTGGGCCCCAAAATGGATTTTGGAAAACAACGTTTCAGTGATACCTCTGTGTGTAACATAACTTTGttatggtgtagtccctcattcatccaggagtgttccgtcgtagaaaaggtttcagtcgtagtcaacTTGACAcatctgttttcagaatcaagacgtttcggctcccatccggaagtcattctcaattgtgaaaatggaccgggaactcagaaatttaagctacaaCTTTgttatattaatacatttgtgttaaTATAACAAATTTAAGCTACAACTTTgttatattaatacatttgtatattttaacaaattaaCACTTTCATAAATTTCAAAGGATGAATCAGTATCAGTCAGAGCAAGCACTTTGCTAATGTCATAGTCCTCTAACTTAGCATTCACAGCTTCTTCAGCTTCAGGCTACTATTAGACTAGTTCCTCTAACAACATTCATGTGAAAAACTTTAAACATTGTGTAGTAAAAAAAGGTCAGAGGGTTAAGGTGACCTGTGACTTTGTGACAATCCCACCGTAGTTTCAGAATTGATGCTCACGTCACATCAtcttattttcagttatttaaatgaataatgaagtgaaaacaaagtttAATTCAGCCTGATTATCAGGCTACTGTAGTTCGGCTTCTCAGGCCGcagttgtatttttaattgCACTGCTTTTGCATTTGCTCTacacttcaaaataaagatGCATTGTGGTTTATGGTACCTCAAAGACttaaaatttgtaattttctcaTTCTTATCTTGTCTTATTTCAGGTGTTGTACCcaaaactccattcaaactAGTCAGTTCTCAGCTGAGCATAGCTAGTGAACTAGTGATGTAATACAGGGCAGGACACACTTCACGTTTACTAAGAACTTTGAATATACTTGAAAGgagaaaagaacattttcatataatttcAAGTAAATATACCTGTAATTATGTAACAGTAcaatttaagagtaggctaaccTTACAGACTGATAatcataataatgaataataattttcaATAACAATAGTTACTCACACAAACTGTGAACGCTGCCTACCTGCATACTCTGCAGCTGTGTATGTTCCTGACTAACTGATATGTTTGAACACGTGTGGTGCTGTGGTGGACAGCCTTCCTGCAAAGTTGGTGATTTTCATTTGCAGgacaaaaaattaataatcATGCCAGATTTTTGCTCAGCCATTGTGAGGACAGAGGGGTGGGGTTATGTGATGAAGCCTTTTCTGTCACTATAATTAATTTCAAGAATAAAGTTTCAACTCAGTCCTGCACAAGTTATCTAGTTCATCCAGCACTTAAAAGGCTCGATTTCACCCTTTCCCCCCCCCGCCCTAGCTGGCTGATTGCTGCAGACTCTGGCTGTTAATCCTACTGGTTGGAATCTATcagagagaacagaaagagaaacaggaaattaCACTTCCTGTAATGAACCAAAGTGGCTGTGTATGAACATAATTGCAGAAattaaggggaaaaaagtagATGACAATATTCAGCTCAGCAAACCTGTGTGCCTCCCTGCAGTGCAGCATATCCCGTCCCCTCGGCCAGAGCTGTAGACCggggacacacacactcgaCTGCTCGGTGCGAGGTGTGCGAGCCGCGTTGAATGAGAGGTAGGATGCAGGTAgacagaggagatggagggCTTCGAGGAAGAGCTGTGGGAGTTTTCTCTCTCCCAGCTCAGCCAGTAGCCTTTCAAGCCTTCCTGACGGGCCTGCCACACTACCTGCACCTCCTGACGCTCTGCTGGGATCAGCTGAAGGTCGGCCAGGCCAGGCAGAGCTGCTGCAGgaagaaaacacagaggaaagaTTTAAAAGGCCTGGTCAAGTGAAGCCAATACAGCGCCAAAAAGTAGGAATGACTCACAGAAGAACTCTAAAGGTCAGCTTTCAATCAagagaaataaacagaacaaaTGCAATGCTGTTAACCAAAGACAACTAAATTATCTGGAAGGAAGAACTTAaagacacaaactcacacagacacaaaaacaaggTATACAAGCGTCAAACTGACAACGTACCCTCTTGAGTGCATGCCCTCACAGACATGGCTCTTTCTTTTCCATTCACATACAGAGCGCTGACTGTGACCAGGTACTGAGTGCCTGGCTCCAGGCCAGTTAGTATGGCAGAGTTCTGCTGGCTGTGTAACGTCACGGTGTGGACGTGTCCGCTTGGAATAGCTCCGTACTCCACTGTATATCTCAGGACTCGAGCCGGCTGCAGGGGACCCCAGCTCACACGGATCTGACGAGGGCCAGAATCTGACACGGACACCACTTCCGGGCTTAAAACATCTGAAGGGAGCGGAGGCAGAGGGGGTGGACAAGAGACACAGGTAAGAATATGACAAATTAAGCCTAGTGTGCCTTGCACAGATTTCTGTGCAGCACCTGTTGTAAAAGTCAGGGGCTGAGTGTGTTGATGCATTTTAGCAAATTAAGTAATAATACACTTCCCTCCCTAATGGCAAGAATATCTGTCTAGAAACAAACCATCAACCCTCTTAGACAAGTACTCAGCCTGATGAATGGCTGGGCCTCCAGCTTTGTAATATATTTCTATTAGAAAAATggattccatgacaactgagaaaacTCCATCTGATGAGGAAGTTTGTGAAATATTATCAACAACTCCATAACAGCAACTGAATgaaccttgtggtgagattgttttgtcaactattTCTATCTAGTTCTTCcccttcttttcattttttgtcatgATTCAAGTATGTTTCTATAAGTGCATTACAggattataaaaataa
It contains:
- the LOC122884390 gene encoding olfactory receptor class A-like protein 4 — protein: MSEVLTVDAILFGLLVFSGILGNILVIHVVFQSAAESPSRRLSPSDTILVHLSLANLLISLFRTVPIFVSDLGLDVTLSPGWCRVFMLLWVWWRAVGCWVTLALSVFHCIILRRHHVAVGPLAQQRERQRVWIVLGLVWGANLAFSLPALVYSTHVQGNVTVELMVISCTIRPLLGCVWEFPSIEQGSAFASTSLALNEVLPLVLMVCCNMATLHALAKHIRAVTSGGESKGTHGELDKHVSTERKAAHVIMLLVSLFVVCWVLQVAAVMYYNHDGGQHAEGLLTVAHFSASLFVGFSPLVVAFGHSKLRRRIMSMMLGWSKVLKCHNKDTEEGGEIPKD
- the LOC122884392 gene encoding olfactory receptor class A-like protein 4, encoding MAAMNGSTEENGNTKLPGMGLRVSVFPVQIAFYIGLVILSILGNATVIGVIGKSLIMDRGGGRNSDIIIINMAVSNLLVSVMRNILLIISDIGLQLYLSKDWCQFFMGVWVWLRAVNVWSTLFLSAFHFQTLRRVTPVIGNLHKSQGASTTLLLSLSLIWLLNFIYAIPAHVFSTNGNKNSTETLMLVSVTTRPLMGCVWNFPSSYSGLVYTTSSMVIHEVIPIILMTFTNLGSLYTLYTHSRMRSSVQDALFTKRIPAERRAAKVILAIIILFIGSWGTSIITVNYFNYNRGSSTEFVLVIARFSNSIFIAVSPAILAVGHRRLRSFVKSMLTH